The Chanodichthys erythropterus isolate Z2021 chromosome 14, ASM2448905v1, whole genome shotgun sequence genome window below encodes:
- the LOC137036111 gene encoding uncharacterized protein: MKDTIDGPFAAYSTPVFTIGQVFSKEMAGNTLAVGRYTYKWRKDQTAQFIHMRAENDHLFTGAKNSASVAWRIILEKMGLLGMVTPYQAKKKWDNLKKKYKDCKCPGTGEGVNGKPTAATWPWFVLMDEVLGQRHSNNSPVLISSVPEDTPGPSSAVDDQDEEEPTTFKRKREDELIELIREEITFQQETEQRSAQEHRERIEPAAAPDNRKRDRVDELIDLIREEIKFQRETEERRARESRERMDRLLSLLERMLEKKKI; the protein is encoded by the exons ATGAAGGACACAATAGACGGACCCTTCGCGGCCTACTCTACTCCAGTATTCACGATAGGACAGGTATTTTCAAAGGAAATGGCGGGTAATACCTTGGCAGTCGGCAGATACACTTATAAAT gGAGAAAGGATCAGACAGCTCAATTTATTCACATGCGAGCCGAAAATGATCACTTATTTACCGGGGCAAAAAACTCGGCCAGCGTGGCTTGGAG GATAATTCTGGAGAAAATGGGTTTGCTGGGGATGGTCACTCCCTATCAGGCCAAAAAAAAATGGGacaacttgaaaaaaaaatacaaa GATTGCAAGTGTCCTGGGACAGGTGAAGGAGTGAATGGGAAACCCACTGCTGCAACTTGGCCCTGGTTTGTCCTCATGGACGAGGTGTTGGGACAGCGGCATTCCAACAACTCCCCTGTCCTAATTTCCTCCGTCCCTGAGGACACACCAGGGCCAAGTTCAGCAGTGGATGACCAAGATGAGGAGGAGCCAACAACAttcaagagaaaaagagaggatgAGCTGATCGAGCTAATTAGGGAGGAAATAACGTTTCAGCAAGAGACAGAGCAGAGGAGCGCACAGGAGCACAGGGAGAGAATAGAGCCAGCAGCAGCACCAGACAATAGAAAAAGAGACAGAGTGGATGAGCTGATCGACCTAATTAGGGAGGAAATAAAGTTTCAGCGAGAGACAGAGGAGAGGAGAGCACGAGAGAGCAGGGAGAGAATGGACAGACTGTTATCTCTTCTTGAGAGAAtgcttgagaaaaaaaaaatatag